The Mycolicibacterium mageritense genome contains a region encoding:
- a CDS encoding carboxyl transferase domain-containing protein translates to MEPTLSSHRDEHLALVEQLRTKLATAALGGSQRARERHVSRGKLLPRDRVDGLLDPGSPFLEIAPLAANGMYDDECPGAGMIAGIGRVSGRECLIVANDATVKGGTYYPITVKKHLRAQEIALQNRLPCIYLVDSGGAFLPRQDEVFPDREHFGRIFYNQATMSAAGIAQIAAVLGSCTAGGAYVPAMSDEAVIVRNQGTIFLGGPPLVKAATGEVVTAEELGGGDLHSKTSGVTDHLAHDDRDALRIVRNIVATLGPADPPPWQVTPTVDAVADQDELYDVVPVDARVPYDVHEVITRIVDGGNFTEFKAEYGTTLVTGFARIHGHPVGIIANNGVLFGESALKGAHFIELCDKRKTPLLFLQNISGFMVGRDYEAGGIAKHGAKMVTAVACARVPKLTVVIGGSYGAGNYSMCGRAYSPRFLWMWPNARISVMGGEQAASVLATVRGDMTDEQVEEFKAPIRAQYEHQGNPYYSTARLWDDGVIDPADTRTVLGLALSVVGQAPLEPVSYGVFRM, encoded by the coding sequence ATGGAGCCGACATTGTCATCGCACCGTGACGAGCATCTGGCCTTGGTCGAGCAGTTGCGCACCAAACTCGCCACCGCGGCCCTCGGGGGTTCGCAGCGGGCCAGGGAGCGTCATGTGAGCCGCGGCAAGCTGTTGCCGCGGGACCGCGTCGACGGCCTGCTCGATCCGGGCAGTCCGTTTTTGGAGATCGCGCCGCTGGCCGCCAACGGCATGTACGACGACGAGTGCCCGGGTGCCGGCATGATCGCGGGCATCGGGCGCGTCTCCGGCCGGGAATGCCTCATCGTCGCCAACGACGCGACGGTCAAAGGTGGTACGTACTACCCGATCACGGTCAAGAAGCATCTGCGGGCGCAAGAGATCGCCCTGCAGAATCGCCTGCCGTGCATCTATCTCGTCGATTCCGGCGGCGCGTTCCTGCCGCGGCAGGACGAGGTGTTCCCGGACCGCGAGCACTTCGGCCGGATCTTCTACAACCAGGCGACCATGAGCGCGGCAGGCATCGCGCAGATCGCCGCCGTGCTGGGTTCGTGTACCGCAGGTGGCGCATACGTGCCCGCGATGAGCGACGAAGCCGTGATCGTGCGCAATCAGGGCACGATCTTCTTGGGCGGCCCGCCGCTGGTCAAGGCCGCGACGGGGGAAGTGGTGACCGCCGAGGAGCTTGGTGGCGGGGATCTGCACTCGAAGACCTCCGGCGTGACAGACCATCTCGCCCACGACGACCGCGACGCGCTGCGGATCGTGCGCAACATCGTCGCGACCCTCGGGCCCGCCGACCCGCCGCCGTGGCAGGTCACCCCGACCGTCGACGCCGTGGCCGATCAGGACGAGCTCTACGACGTGGTGCCGGTCGACGCCCGGGTGCCCTACGACGTGCACGAGGTCATCACCCGCATCGTCGACGGCGGGAACTTCACCGAGTTCAAGGCCGAATACGGCACCACGCTGGTCACCGGATTCGCGCGCATCCACGGGCATCCGGTCGGCATCATCGCCAACAACGGCGTGCTGTTCGGTGAATCCGCGCTCAAGGGTGCGCATTTCATAGAGCTGTGCGACAAGCGCAAGACGCCGCTGCTGTTCCTGCAGAACATCTCGGGCTTCATGGTGGGGCGTGACTACGAGGCGGGCGGCATCGCCAAGCACGGCGCCAAGATGGTCACGGCGGTGGCCTGCGCACGGGTGCCCAAGCTGACCGTGGTGATCGGTGGTTCCTACGGCGCGGGCAACTATTCGATGTGCGGCCGGGCATACTCTCCGCGGTTCCTGTGGATGTGGCCCAACGCGCGGATCTCGGTGATGGGCGGGGAACAGGCCGCTTCTGTACTGGCGACCGTGCGCGGCGACATGACCGACGAGCAGGTCGAGGAGTTCAAGGCGCCGATCCGCGCTCAGTACGAGCACCAGGGCAACCCGTACTATTCGACCGCACGGCTCTGGGACGACGGTGTGATCGACCCTGCTGACACCAGAACTGTTCTTGGACTTGCTCTTTCGGTTGTAGGCCAGGCTCCGCTCGAGCCGGTCTCCTATGGCGTATTCCGGATGTGA
- a CDS encoding SACE_7040 family transcriptional regulator, whose translation MSTSAVTRRSQAKSDRRSQLIAAAERLVAERGYLAVRLEDIGAAVGVSGPAIYRHFPNKEALLVELLVGISTRLLAGARAVVEQTDDPAEALDGLVDFHLDFAFGESDLIRIQDRDLSHLPESAKRQVRRSQRQYVEIWVSVLTRLHPQLPEDDARVMAHATFGLLNSTPHSVKPAAPKAQSRAVLRRMTLAALTASHEPA comes from the coding sequence ATGTCCACCAGCGCCGTCACCCGTCGCAGCCAGGCCAAGTCCGACCGCCGCAGCCAGCTGATCGCCGCCGCCGAACGCCTCGTGGCCGAGCGGGGCTACCTCGCGGTGCGCCTGGAGGACATCGGCGCAGCCGTCGGCGTCAGCGGCCCCGCGATCTACCGGCACTTCCCCAACAAGGAAGCCCTGCTCGTCGAACTCCTCGTGGGCATCAGCACCCGGCTGCTGGCCGGCGCACGCGCCGTCGTCGAGCAGACCGACGACCCGGCCGAGGCGCTCGACGGCCTTGTCGATTTCCACCTGGACTTCGCGTTCGGCGAATCCGACCTGATCCGCATCCAGGACCGCGACCTGAGCCATCTGCCGGAGTCCGCGAAGCGACAGGTGCGCCGGTCCCAGCGGCAGTACGTCGAGATATGGGTGTCGGTGCTGACCCGGCTGCATCCGCAGCTGCCCGAGGACGACGCAAGGGTCATGGCGCACGCCACCTTCGGTCTGCTGAACTCGACCCCTCACAGCGTGAAACCGGCTGCCCCCAAAGCACAGTCACGTGCGGTGCTGCGCCGCATGACGTTGGCGGCGCTCACCGCGTCGCACGAGCCCGCGTGA
- a CDS encoding helicase HerA-like domain-containing protein encodes MTTESTATPAQQIAAGYAVEGQALELGTVVVDGAVDPAAQVRIPLATVNRHGLIAGATGTGKTKSLQVLAEQLSAAGVPVVMADVKGDLSGLSKPGEANEKTEQRAKDTGDSWAPTAFPVEFLSLGTGGVGVPVRATITSFGPILLSKVLGLNATQESTLGLIFHWADQKGLPLLDIKDLRSVIQFLTSDEGKPELKALGAVSATTAGVILRALVNLEAEGADTFFGEPELEPKDLLRLDDQGRGVISLLELGAQAARPVMFSTFLMWVLADLFTTLPEVGDIDKPKLVFFFDEAHLLFADASKAFLEQVEQTVKLIRSKGVGVFFCTQLPTDVPNDVLSQLGARIQHALRAFTPDDQKALSKTVRTYPKTDVYDLEKALTSLGIGEAVVTVLSEHGAPTPVAWTRMRAPRSLMGAIGDDAIKAAAQASPLQATYGQTVDRDSAYERLAAKLAPPPAEAAGGDAGGFGGVEASAEVPTMPAPAQPEEPGFFEKMAASPAFKSAMRSAGTVIGREITRSIFGTGRRRR; translated from the coding sequence ATGACCACCGAATCGACAGCCACCCCCGCGCAGCAGATCGCTGCCGGCTACGCGGTCGAGGGCCAGGCGTTGGAACTGGGCACCGTCGTGGTGGACGGCGCCGTCGACCCCGCTGCGCAGGTCCGCATTCCGCTCGCGACGGTCAACCGGCACGGGCTGATCGCCGGCGCCACCGGAACCGGTAAGACGAAATCGCTTCAGGTGCTCGCAGAGCAGTTGTCGGCGGCCGGCGTGCCCGTCGTGATGGCCGACGTGAAGGGCGACCTGTCGGGCTTGTCCAAGCCGGGGGAGGCCAACGAGAAGACCGAACAGCGCGCCAAGGACACCGGCGACAGCTGGGCGCCGACGGCGTTCCCGGTCGAGTTCCTGTCCCTTGGCACCGGCGGCGTCGGGGTGCCCGTGCGTGCCACGATCACCAGCTTCGGCCCCATCCTGTTGTCGAAAGTGCTGGGCCTCAACGCAACTCAGGAGTCTACTCTCGGGCTGATCTTCCACTGGGCCGACCAGAAGGGTCTGCCGCTGCTCGACATCAAGGATCTGCGTTCGGTCATCCAGTTCCTCACGAGCGACGAGGGCAAGCCCGAACTCAAAGCGCTCGGCGCCGTTTCGGCCACCACAGCGGGCGTCATCCTGCGCGCCCTGGTGAACCTGGAGGCCGAGGGCGCCGACACCTTCTTCGGTGAGCCCGAGCTCGAACCGAAGGATCTGCTGCGGCTCGACGACCAGGGCCGCGGCGTCATCAGCCTGCTCGAGCTCGGCGCCCAGGCCGCACGCCCGGTGATGTTCTCGACGTTCCTGATGTGGGTGCTCGCCGATCTGTTCACGACACTGCCCGAGGTCGGGGACATCGACAAGCCCAAGCTGGTGTTCTTCTTCGACGAGGCCCACCTGTTGTTCGCCGACGCGTCGAAGGCGTTCCTGGAGCAGGTCGAGCAGACGGTCAAGCTGATCCGCTCGAAGGGCGTCGGGGTGTTCTTCTGCACCCAGCTACCCACCGACGTCCCCAACGACGTGCTGTCCCAGCTCGGTGCGCGCATCCAGCATGCGTTGCGCGCCTTCACACCTGACGATCAGAAGGCACTGTCCAAGACGGTGCGCACCTACCCGAAGACCGATGTGTACGACCTGGAGAAGGCGCTGACGTCACTGGGAATCGGTGAGGCCGTCGTGACGGTGCTCTCGGAGCACGGTGCCCCGACACCGGTGGCGTGGACCCGGATGCGGGCACCGCGATCGCTCATGGGAGCGATCGGCGACGACGCCATCAAAGCAGCCGCGCAGGCCAGCCCGTTGCAGGCCACGTACGGCCAGACGGTCGACCGGGATTCGGCCTACGAACGCTTGGCCGCCAAGCTGGCCCCGCCGCCGGCAGAGGCAGCGGGCGGCGACGCGGGCGGCTTCGGCGGTGTCGAGGCGTCGGCCGAAGTGCCGACCATGCCGGCGCCGGCCCAGCCGGAGGAGCCCGGCTTCTTCGAGAAGATGGCGGCCAGCCCGGCGTTCAAGAGCGCGATGCGCTCGGCGGGCACTGTCATCGGCCGCGAGATCACGCGCAGCATCTTCGGCACCGGCCGGCGCCGTCGCTGA
- a CDS encoding SRPBCC family protein produces MTDQRFVVTRTIAADPHAVFAVLADPARHQDTEPGDWVRDAIDPEPITAAGQMFVINMFLEQAGGHYVMHNLITDYVPDRTIGWLPGQLDESGRHAPGGWWWRYDLAPKGDATDVTLTYDWTDTPQSFADQIGGMPPFSEDYLAESLAALERAVN; encoded by the coding sequence ATGACCGACCAACGATTCGTCGTCACCCGCACCATCGCCGCCGACCCCCACGCGGTCTTCGCCGTGCTCGCCGACCCGGCGCGCCACCAGGACACCGAGCCCGGCGACTGGGTGCGCGACGCGATCGATCCGGAGCCCATCACCGCGGCAGGCCAGATGTTCGTGATCAACATGTTCCTGGAGCAGGCCGGCGGCCACTACGTCATGCACAACCTGATCACCGATTACGTGCCCGACCGCACCATCGGCTGGCTGCCCGGGCAGCTCGACGAGTCCGGTCGGCACGCGCCGGGCGGATGGTGGTGGCGTTACGACCTGGCACCCAAAGGTGACGCCACCGACGTCACCCTCACCTACGACTGGACCGACACCCCACAGAGCTTTGCCGACCAGATCGGCGGCATGCCACCGTTTTCCGAGGATTACCTCGCGGAATCCCTTGCGGCTCTTGAGCGTGCCGTGAACTGA
- the orn gene encoding oligoribonuclease has protein sequence MRDELVWIDCEMTGLDLKSDRLIEIAVLVTDADLNILGDGLDVVIHTDDAALSSMVDVVTQMHTRSGLINEVRASTVDLATAEEMVLDYIRGHVKQAKTAPLAGNSIATDRGFIARDMPKLDDYLHYRMIDVSSIKELCRRWYPRIYFGQPEKGLAHRALADIHESIRELKYYRATAFVAPPGPSTSEIAAIAGELGPPTGDASDNDSAVERPSG, from the coding sequence GTGCGAGACGAACTGGTATGGATCGACTGCGAGATGACCGGGCTTGATCTCAAGTCCGACCGGCTCATCGAGATCGCGGTACTGGTCACCGATGCCGATCTGAACATCCTCGGCGACGGCCTTGACGTGGTCATACACACCGATGACGCGGCATTGTCGTCGATGGTCGACGTCGTCACCCAGATGCACACCCGGTCGGGCCTGATCAACGAGGTGCGCGCGTCGACAGTCGACCTCGCCACGGCCGAGGAGATGGTGCTCGACTACATCCGCGGCCACGTCAAGCAGGCCAAGACAGCGCCGCTGGCAGGCAACTCGATCGCCACCGATCGCGGTTTCATCGCCCGCGACATGCCCAAGCTCGACGATTACCTGCACTACCGGATGATCGACGTCAGCTCGATCAAGGAGCTGTGCCGCCGCTGGTACCCGCGGATCTACTTCGGTCAGCCCGAGAAAGGACTCGCGCACCGCGCGCTGGCGGACATCCACGAGTCCATCCGCGAATTGAAGTACTACCGCGCCACGGCCTTCGTGGCCCCGCCCGGGCCTTCTACCAGCGAAATCGCGGCGATCGCCGGGGAACTTGGGCCGCCGACGGGCGACGCGTCGGATAACGATTCGGCTGTAGAGCGTCCGAGCGGTTAG
- a CDS encoding GNAT family N-acetyltransferase gives MADVTSWMQQRSVWTAHRDGRAAGMVCLTQHQRMPSPVARSGGIWGYLGHLYVLPAARGHGIGRALIETVLAEARRQEYAKVVLSPTELSIPLYRRCGFSDDHSLMLWRP, from the coding sequence GTGGCCGACGTTACCTCGTGGATGCAGCAGCGGTCGGTGTGGACGGCGCACCGCGACGGCCGCGCAGCAGGCATGGTCTGCCTGACGCAACACCAACGGATGCCCAGCCCGGTCGCACGGTCCGGCGGGATCTGGGGATACCTGGGCCATCTCTACGTGTTGCCCGCGGCCCGCGGCCACGGCATCGGCCGGGCGCTCATCGAGACAGTGCTCGCCGAAGCCCGTCGGCAGGAGTACGCGAAGGTTGTCCTGTCCCCAACCGAGTTGTCGATTCCGCTCTACCGCCGATGCGGGTTCAGCGACGACCATTCGCTGATGTTGTGGCGGCCGTAG
- a CDS encoding SDR family oxidoreductase: MSGERTDAAGLRLLVVGASSGIGHAVAVSAAARGAKVAVAARRLALLTALAESIGGSAFELDVEDASAINRVVAEAADALGGLDAVVFTSTVVPFAHIADTDVATWLHAFNVNTLGANNVLRAALPHLSANGVVLIASSHDVGRPRAGVAAYSASKAALDEILHSWRSEHPELSILRVGIGPTEGTEILRGADRDLLAQLFDSWVEQGQLPERMSALQDVANTVVSLVTTAHENPSVVTEYVQLAPRTKKTSAESR; this comes from the coding sequence ATGAGTGGTGAACGTACCGATGCCGCGGGGTTGCGCCTCCTGGTTGTCGGGGCATCGTCGGGCATCGGCCACGCGGTCGCGGTCAGTGCGGCCGCGCGGGGCGCCAAAGTTGCGGTGGCGGCCCGGCGGCTGGCCTTGCTGACCGCACTTGCCGAGTCGATCGGCGGATCGGCGTTCGAACTCGACGTCGAGGACGCGAGCGCGATCAACCGAGTCGTGGCCGAGGCGGCGGATGCGCTCGGCGGACTGGACGCGGTGGTGTTCACCAGCACGGTAGTCCCGTTCGCGCATATCGCGGACACCGACGTCGCGACCTGGCTGCACGCCTTCAACGTCAACACGCTCGGCGCCAACAACGTGCTGCGCGCCGCATTGCCGCACCTCTCGGCCAACGGCGTGGTGCTCATCGCGTCGAGTCACGATGTGGGCCGCCCGCGGGCCGGGGTGGCCGCCTACAGCGCCAGCAAGGCCGCCCTCGACGAGATCCTGCACTCGTGGCGCAGCGAGCATCCGGAACTGTCGATCCTGCGGGTGGGCATCGGCCCGACCGAGGGCACCGAGATCCTGCGTGGCGCTGATCGGGATCTGCTCGCCCAGCTCTTCGATTCGTGGGTCGAGCAGGGGCAGCTGCCCGAACGCATGTCGGCCCTGCAGGATGTGGCCAACACCGTGGTGTCGCTGGTCACCACGGCGCACGAAAACCCGAGCGTGGTAACCGAATACGTGCAACTGGCGCCCAGGACCAAGAAAACGTCTGCTGAGTCCAGATAG
- a CDS encoding MmpS family transport accessory protein, which produces MTESPRREGSEPTQPLGGGYPVDYPDPAYANQPYNPAYPAVPNAGPTAGTNPTQQLPPYAPYGYDANTSSQYGAGYQPPGSPPPPPEPDDDGPRPWLWILAGVAVLVVVGLVIALVIANSSRQETVVAPQPVTPEPSPTRTTTAPPTTSRSPRPVPVPPSTSPTTPTTPGATETVTYEVAGDGRAINITYVDSGNMLQTEFNVILPWSKQVELPEPATQTASVSVINFGPEVTCTVSVNGVETQHQTGTGLTVCVGEGGPPR; this is translated from the coding sequence ATGACGGAATCACCACGCCGCGAAGGGTCCGAGCCGACTCAACCCCTTGGTGGCGGCTATCCCGTGGACTATCCGGATCCGGCGTACGCGAACCAGCCGTACAACCCGGCGTATCCGGCCGTGCCCAATGCCGGGCCCACCGCGGGAACCAATCCCACCCAGCAACTGCCGCCGTATGCCCCGTACGGGTACGACGCCAACACGAGCTCCCAGTACGGGGCGGGGTATCAACCCCCGGGCAGCCCGCCACCGCCGCCCGAGCCCGACGACGACGGCCCGCGCCCGTGGCTGTGGATATTGGCCGGAGTCGCGGTGCTCGTGGTGGTCGGCCTGGTCATCGCGCTCGTCATCGCCAACAGCTCCCGGCAGGAAACCGTGGTGGCCCCGCAGCCGGTGACCCCCGAACCCAGTCCGACGAGGACCACCACGGCCCCGCCGACCACGTCGCGCTCACCACGGCCGGTGCCGGTGCCCCCGTCAACGTCGCCGACCACGCCGACCACCCCCGGCGCCACCGAGACTGTCACCTACGAGGTGGCCGGTGACGGGCGCGCGATCAACATCACCTACGTCGACAGCGGCAACATGCTGCAGACCGAGTTCAACGTCATCCTGCCGTGGAGCAAGCAGGTCGAACTGCCCGAGCCGGCCACCCAGACCGCGAGCGTCAGCGTCATCAACTTCGGTCCCGAGGTCACCTGCACCGTGTCGGTCAACGGCGTCGAGACGCAGCACCAGACCGGTACGGGGTTGACGGTCTGTGTGGGCGAAGGCGGACCGCCGCGTTAG
- a CDS encoding MFS transporter, with amino-acid sequence MTNPGRARVLAWALWDCGATGLNAIVVTFVFSVYLTGSVGSDLPGDTTPASWLGRAMTVAGLAVALLAPVTGIWVDAPQRRRRVLAVMTGAAVVLTSAMTLIRDDYRYLLPGLVLLACTAACNELATVPYNAMLRQLSTPDTSGRISGLGLALGYAGSVVLLMLAYVGFIAGDGDSRGLLGIPAEDGQNVRAVMLLTAVWFLLFALPVFVVVPRVPAVGPADRVGLIGAYRRLWAEIRGEWQRDRNVVYYLLASAVFRDGLAGVFAFGAVLGVNVYGISEADVLLFGMSACVIAALGAVSGGLLDDRVGSKPVIVGSLVCLIIVGMTLLTLSGPVAFWVCGLLLCLFIGPTLSSARTLMLRITADGKEGVAFGLYTTVGRAASFLAPWLFFTFIDLFGTDRAGMGGLCVVLALGLAGMLAVRVPHLVRD; translated from the coding sequence ATGACCAACCCCGGGCGTGCACGGGTGCTTGCTTGGGCTTTGTGGGACTGCGGCGCTACCGGCCTGAACGCAATCGTCGTGACTTTTGTGTTCTCGGTGTACCTGACCGGGAGTGTCGGATCGGACCTCCCCGGCGACACCACGCCCGCCAGTTGGCTGGGCCGGGCCATGACCGTCGCGGGTCTCGCGGTGGCCCTGCTGGCGCCGGTCACCGGAATCTGGGTCGACGCACCGCAGCGCAGGCGGCGGGTGCTGGCCGTGATGACCGGTGCGGCGGTGGTGCTGACGTCGGCCATGACCCTGATCCGCGACGACTACCGCTATCTGTTGCCGGGACTGGTGCTTTTGGCGTGCACCGCGGCCTGTAACGAGCTGGCCACGGTCCCGTACAACGCGATGCTGCGGCAGTTGTCCACGCCGGACACGTCTGGGCGGATTTCGGGGCTCGGCCTGGCGTTGGGCTATGCGGGCAGTGTGGTGCTGCTGATGCTGGCCTACGTCGGTTTCATCGCGGGCGACGGGGACAGCCGCGGGCTACTGGGGATCCCGGCCGAAGACGGGCAGAACGTGCGCGCCGTGATGCTGCTCACCGCCGTCTGGTTCCTGTTGTTCGCGCTGCCGGTGTTCGTGGTGGTTCCGCGGGTGCCTGCCGTCGGCCCGGCCGATCGGGTCGGCCTCATCGGCGCCTATCGCAGGCTGTGGGCCGAGATCCGCGGCGAATGGCAACGCGACCGCAACGTCGTGTACTACCTGTTGGCAAGCGCGGTGTTCCGCGATGGGCTGGCCGGCGTGTTCGCGTTCGGCGCGGTGCTGGGCGTCAACGTGTACGGCATCTCCGAGGCCGATGTGTTGCTGTTCGGGATGAGCGCTTGTGTGATCGCCGCGCTCGGCGCCGTCAGCGGGGGCCTGCTCGACGACCGGGTGGGTTCCAAACCCGTCATCGTCGGATCGCTGGTCTGCCTGATCATCGTCGGCATGACGCTGCTGACACTGTCGGGCCCGGTGGCGTTCTGGGTGTGTGGTCTGCTGCTGTGCCTGTTCATCGGGCCGACGCTGTCCTCGGCCCGCACGCTCATGCTGCGGATCACCGCCGACGGCAAAGAGGGTGTGGCGTTCGGGCTCTACACGACCGTCGGCCGCGCGGCCTCATTCCTCGCGCCGTGGCTGTTCTTCACGTTCATCGACCTGTTCGGCACCGACCGCGCCGGCATGGGCGGATTGTGCGTCGTGCTCGCGCTGGGGCTGGCCGGGATGCTCGCGGTGCGTGTGCCGCACCTGGTGCGCGACTAA
- a CDS encoding DUF899 domain-containing protein: MTTAKPPVVDQQTWRAALDDLRRREKAATRELDAIAAARRRLPMVELPDYTLIGADGPIRLADVFGGRSQLITYHHMWTDGAEWQCGGCTGFTSQFTRLDFLDNYDARFVIVTNGPIDEALAYRDKVGNKMDWYSSAESSFGADMDAAPGDGFAVNVFLRDGDRVYRTWHTNGRGTEQLSHSFALVDLLPWGRQEEWQDSPEGWPKQPTFSGWLDSPDVARLYGKENA; the protein is encoded by the coding sequence ATGACCACAGCAAAACCACCGGTAGTCGACCAGCAGACCTGGCGCGCCGCACTCGATGACCTGCGCCGCAGAGAGAAGGCCGCGACAAGGGAACTGGATGCCATCGCCGCGGCCCGCCGGCGCCTGCCGATGGTCGAACTGCCCGACTACACGCTGATCGGGGCGGACGGACCCATCCGGCTGGCCGATGTGTTCGGCGGCCGCTCGCAGCTCATCACGTATCACCACATGTGGACCGACGGTGCCGAGTGGCAGTGCGGCGGGTGCACGGGCTTCACGTCCCAGTTCACCCGGCTGGACTTCTTGGACAACTACGACGCGCGCTTCGTGATCGTCACCAACGGACCGATCGACGAGGCACTCGCCTACCGTGACAAAGTCGGGAACAAGATGGATTGGTACTCGTCAGCCGAGAGCAGTTTCGGCGCCGACATGGACGCCGCGCCCGGTGACGGCTTCGCGGTCAACGTGTTTCTGCGCGACGGCGACCGCGTCTACCGCACCTGGCACACCAACGGCCGCGGCACCGAGCAGCTCAGCCACAGCTTCGCGCTCGTCGACCTGCTGCCATGGGGCCGCCAGGAGGAATGGCAGGACTCACCCGAAGGGTGGCCGAAACAGCCGACCTTCTCGGGCTGGCTCGACAGCCCGGACGTCGCCCGTCTGTATGGAAAGGAAAACGCATGA
- the cmrA gene encoding mycolate reductase (Catalyzes the final step in mycolic acid biosynthesis.), whose translation MPVPAPSPDARAVVTGASQNIGEALATELAARGHHLIITARREDVLTSLAQRLTERYGVTVEVRAVDLADPAARGVLCDELAQREISILCANAGTATFGPIVSLDPEGEKAQVQLNVLGVHDLVLAVLPGMVKRQAGGILISGSAAGNSPIPNNATYAASKAFANTFSESLRGEVKSAGVHVTVLAPGPVRTELPDPSEQSLVERLIPDFLWISTEYTAKLSLDGLEHNKMRVVPGVTSKAMSVASGYAPRAIVTPIVGAVYKKLGGD comes from the coding sequence ATGCCAGTACCCGCACCCAGTCCGGACGCCCGTGCCGTCGTCACCGGCGCCTCGCAGAACATCGGCGAGGCGTTGGCCACCGAACTCGCCGCCCGCGGCCACCACCTGATCATCACCGCGCGGCGCGAGGATGTGCTGACCTCATTGGCGCAGCGGCTGACCGAACGCTACGGCGTGACCGTGGAAGTGCGGGCCGTCGACCTCGCCGACCCGGCCGCAAGGGGTGTGCTGTGCGACGAACTCGCCCAGCGCGAGATCTCGATCCTGTGCGCCAATGCGGGCACCGCAACCTTCGGGCCGATCGTCTCTCTGGATCCCGAAGGCGAGAAGGCCCAGGTGCAGCTCAATGTCCTTGGCGTACATGACCTTGTCCTCGCGGTGTTACCAGGCATGGTGAAGCGTCAAGCCGGCGGCATCCTGATCTCCGGCTCGGCGGCGGGCAACTCACCGATCCCCAACAACGCCACCTACGCGGCGTCGAAGGCGTTCGCCAACACCTTCAGCGAGTCGCTGCGCGGTGAGGTCAAGAGCGCGGGCGTGCACGTCACCGTGCTGGCGCCGGGCCCCGTGCGCACCGAGCTGCCCGACCCGTCCGAACAGTCGCTGGTCGAGCGGCTGATCCCCGACTTCCTGTGGATCTCGACCGAATACACCGCGAAGCTGTCGCTGGATGGCTTGGAACACAACAAGATGCGCGTGGTGCCCGGGGTGACGTCCAAGGCCATGTCGGTCGCCAGCGGCTACGCGCCACGGGCCATCGTGACGCCGATCGTCGGCGCGGTCTACAAGAAGCTCGGCGGCGACTAG